In Quercus lobata isolate SW786 chromosome 12, ValleyOak3.0 Primary Assembly, whole genome shotgun sequence, a genomic segment contains:
- the LOC115970607 gene encoding uncharacterized protein LOC115970607 has translation MEVSDEQQVILAVFVLKGDALEWWESTERTHGREVITWQHFVELFRKRYFPDSLMVQKEAEFIRIAQGTQSMYEYEWKFAELSRFAPHMVDTEARKARHFERGLRKEIQGPVSMFKLETYAEVVD, from the coding sequence ATGGAAGTTAGTGATGAGCAACAAGTTATCCTTGCTGTTTTTGTATTGAAAGGTGATGCATTGGAATGGTGGGAGTCCACAGAGAGGACACATGGAAGAGAAGTTATAACTTGGCAGCATTTTGTTGAGCTCTTTCGTAAGAGGTACTTTCCTGATAGTCTGATGGTGCAAAAGGAAGCTGAATTTATTCGCATAGCACAAGGTACTCAATCAATGTATGAGTATGAGTGGAAATTTGCTGAATTATCCCGTTTTGCTCCACACATGGTTGACACAGAAGCAAGGAAGGCTAGGCATTTTGAAAGGGGTTTAAGGAAGGAAATTCAGGGACCGGTTTCCATGTTCAAATTGGAAACATATGCAGAGGTGGTAGATTGA